The genome window ACGAGTATCTTTCTTTTATACAAAAGAAAGATTTCCCGTGCGTGGCCGCCAAAACGGCCCTTACCTGGCAGCAGCTGCAGTGCTTAGTGGTTGACCACTTGGCCTGCCCCAAAGACGACGCGGCTATCCTGGAGTTTCTGTACGAGTTTGTGGACACGTACCGGCAGTCGGAGAAGCTCTACCACAGCGCCGCCATCATCTTCAAGGGCCCTGACGTACCAAACGAGGCTTTGTTTGAGGAGCTGTTCTGGCAACGCCTACAAGCGCTGTCTAACCTGGACGCCCAGCGCTACGGCTACGACCGGCGGGTGGTGGCCGACCCTACCTCTCCTGATTTCAGCTTTAGCCTCAAGGAGGAAGCGTTTTTTGTGATTGGGTTGCACCCGGGCAGCTCCCGGCCGGCGCGGCGGTTCACCTACCCTACCCTGGTGTTCAACGCCCATGCCCAGTTCGAGCAGATCCGGGCCAACGGCCGCTACGAGAACCTGCGCGACACCATCCGTACCCGCGACGTGGCCTATTCCGGCTCCATCAACCCCATGCTCCAGGATTTTGGCACCGCCTCAGAAGCCTACCAGTACACTGGCAAAGCCTACGACCAAGCATGGAAATGTCCTTTTTTAAGCCAACATGACTCAGTTAACCATCATTCCGCCGCGTAGTGGCACGGCCTTCATCCTGCGCAAAGGCCAACAGCTTAAAGTAGTTGACATTGAAGGCGAGCAGGTTTCCGACTTTATCTGCTATAACCTCGCTGACCGCGCCGAATACTTGTCCTCGGGCCGTACCATCGATTACGCCGAAACTATTTTTCTGACCAAAGGGCACCCCTTCTACTCTAACCGGAGCAACGTGATGTTTGAGCTAGTGGAAGACACCGTGGGCCGCCACGACTTCCTGCTCACGCCCTGCAGCGCCGATACGTTTCGCATCATTTACGGGCATCAGCATCCGCACCGGGGCTGCTTTGGCAACCTCTGCGAGGCTCTGCAGCAGTATGGCATCAGCCCCGATGCCATACCTATATGCTTCAATATCTTCATGCACGTAACCGTGGACGGCACCACGGGCAAGGTGGATGTGCTGCCTCCCAAAAGCAAAGCCGGCGACTACGTTATTCTGGAGGCCAAAACCGACCTGCTGATTGGCATGACGGCCTGCTCAGCTGAAATGTCGAATAATTACGCCTTTAAACCCATCGGTTACCAGATTCTGGATCCGGCAACTCCGGCGGCAGAAACGGCTGACCCTGCTACCGCCTAGCACAGAAAGCCAGCTAACGACCCTTTGGCGTATTGTTCTTAGGAGAGTTGGCAGGTAGTGTGCTGGGGCAGGTACACCCGAAAGGTGGTGCCTTGCCCCACAGTGCTGTCCACCTCCACCCGCCCGCCGGCTTGGTGGGCTAAGCGGTTGACTAGGTAAAGCCCCATGCCGGAACCTACTACCTCGGGGTGGAAGCGACGAAACAGCTGAAACAGCTGGCGGCCGTAGCGGGTTAGGTCGATGCCCCGGCCGTTGTCCTGGACGCTGAGCACGGTTGCGTCGTCGGAGGCTGCGGTGCTGACTCGGATGTGCGGGCGGCGGCCGGGCTCGGCGTATTTCAGGCCATTGCTGAGCAGGTTGTATAGCATGCTATGCAAGCCGGGCCGGGCCATGCACACGGTAGGAGCGGCCGCAAAGTCGAGAGTGAACGTGGCGTTCTGGCCGTTTACCTGCTGCAGGCTCCTAATAATTTCTTCCGTGAAAGGCTGCAGGACCACTAGTTCCAGGGGTACTTGCTCCAACTGGCGCTGCAGCTGCACTACCTCCGTCAGCCCCTTGATAGTTGTGAGGATTTGTTGCAGGGCCTGGGTAAACATGCCCATCATGTCGGCCGCCTCGGGGTCGTGGAAGGTGACGGTGCGCCGTAGCTCCTGAAACAGGCCCGCCATGTTTTCAATGGGCTGCTTTAAATCGTGGGAGGCGGTGTACACGAAGCTGTCCAGATCGGAGTTGATACGGGTAAGCTGCTCGTTTTTGCTGGTGAGCAACTCATTGGCCTGAGCAAGCTGCTCGCGCTGCTCCTCGGCCTGGGCCTTGGCCCGCAACAGCTCCTGCTCGTACTTGCGGCGCTCCGTAATGTCGAACAAGGTCACGCGCACGAGCAAGGGCTGCTCGTCGGAGTCGCGCAACAACTGGGCGTTCATTAGCACGGGCAGGGTAGAGCCGTCTTTGCGCCGGAGTGAGTAGCTCAATTCCCGCACTTGGTTGCGGACTAGCAGCAGCGGGGCGCAGTGCGTTTCGTAGTGCAGGCGGCCACCCACGGTAAACAGCTGCTGCAAACACTGGCGCGCCACCAACTCAGACCGCTCGTAGCCCAGCCAGCTCAGCAGGGTATGGTTTAGCTTTACCAGGGTGCCATCGGGGAGGCAGGAGCAGTACCCGCAGGGTGCGTGTTCGTAGAGGTCATCCAGATTTTCCTGCGTCAGGCGTAGGTCCAGCTCCGGGAGCAGCTCATCATTGGGTGTGCTCATGACTCCGGTGTAGGGGTTTTCCCCAGCAAAAAGTGGTCAATGGCCCTGATTGTGGCGGCCGGGGCGCTCAGGTGCGGGCAGTGGCCGGAGGTGTCCAGGACAACCAGCTCATTCACGGGCAAGTGCTGGTGGAGGTAGGCGCCCACGGCCAGGGGCGCCAGCGCGTCGTGGGCGCACTGCAAAACCAGGGTTGGAGTTGGCACCCGGGCCAGATCCGCCCGGTTGTCTGAGAGGAAGGTGACGCGGGCGAAGTGCCGGGCAATAGTCGGATTGGTCTGGCAGAAGCTGGCGTTCAGCTCCGCCGCCAAGTCGGGCCGGTCGGGGTGGCCCATAATCACCGGCGTAACAGCCCCCGACCACCCCAAGTAGTTGTCGTCCATGGCCTCGAGTAGCTCCTCAATGTCGGCCTGCTCGAAGCCTCCGAGGTAGTCGGTATCATTAAGAAAGCGCGGGGAAGGCGCCACCAGCACCAGCCGGCCAATGCGGGCCGGCTCCTGAATGGCGGCCAGCACCCCAATCATGGCGCTAACGGAGTGCCCCACAAACACAACCTCGTGCAGGTGCAGGGCCGCAAGCACGGCCAGCACATCCTCGGCGTGGGCCAGCAGGGTACCGTAGCGGCCCGGCTCGTAGGCGGTTAGGTCGGAGTTGCCGGCGCCCACCAAGTCAAGCAGAACCACCCGGTAGCGCGCCTCGAAAGCTGGGGCTACCAGCCGCCACATGCGCTGGTCGCAGCCGAAGCCGTGCACCAATACCATGGCCTGCGCCCCTACCCCGGAAATGCTGACGTTGTTGCGAGTGAGAACATCCATACCGTGGAACCGACAGCCAGCGCCCGCGGTAACGCGGTTTTGCTAGGGCTACGTGCGCTGTCTTCTGCTCCTAAGGTAGTGGTTTATAAGAATTGAGGAGTATGAGCAGGCAAGTAAACTACTCTTGCTTACAGCCGCTTCACACTAGCAAACCCTACCGCACCTCAGCAAGTAGTGGAGGGCAGTAGGGTTTACCCTATTTGCGAGGGCAGAGCTGCTGACCGCCGTGGCAGAGAAAAACGGCTAAGCCATTAGCGAATCGAGCAAGGCCTGATCAGGAATTATGCATGGCGGCGTAGTGCTCATCTATGGCCTGGTCCATAGCCTTCTTAAAGGTTGATAGGAGCTTAATGCGCTCCGTGTCCGGCATGTTCTGCAGCGTCTGCTCAAATGTAGTCCGGTACACGTGCGCCATAAAGTCGGCGCCGTAGGTAGTAAAGAATCCGTCGTGGATTTTACTGAAGGCTACTTTTTCGGCTGAGGAAATGGAAAGTGATAAAGCCAACCATTCTTTTGCGTTGTTAGCCAGGCTGAGTTGCAGGTCTTGGTCCACGGAGTAAGGAAAAAATGAAGAAGCGGACCTTACTGCTGGCGGCGGTAAGGCAAGTAGGCGCTGGTAGCAACCGGCGCGGCCACGGCTCCGCGGCCCCCGTGCGCAGCATAGAAATTTTCTATGGCTGCTTCCAGGCCCGATTCATCGTGCAGGGCTACTGTGGCAAACACATCCTGCCTCGCGAGCGGGGCGGCCAAGCTGCTTAACCGGCAGCCTTCAATGCCCAGCGGATGCTCAATGAACAGACGGGCGCCGTCCTGGGTGGCGACTTCGTGCTGATAGCGCCAAGCCTGGCGAAACGTGGGTTGGTTGGCACCGCGTGTGGTGGAAACCGCGGCAAAGCCGAGGCTTCGCAAGTAAGAATCAGTCATGCAGAATAGAAAAATTATGTAACAGGGGAAAGCTCGGCGGCCCAGTTCACCTGGCGCAGTAGCACGCGAAATTCAGCCTCCGAGGCCACCCGGCCCTGAAAGTTGTAAAGCATTTGCCCATTCACCACTTCCAGCAAGGTCAGCTCCCTATCCTCATATACTACTATAGTTTCCTGCCCGCAGGCGCTGTTGCGGCTGTAGCGCAACTGACCGGGCGGAGAAGCAAATACAACGAAGCCAAGAGCGCGCAGCAGCTCGGCGGAGGGCTGATAAAAAGCAGACATGAGCAGATGGGAAAAAAGCGCGTGGCAGAAGTGCTGCGCAAGGGGCCGACAGGTGCCGAAAATGGCAAAGGCGCTGGCTAGAAGCGGTGCTTATACCGGTAGCAAGCCCGCCCGCCGCAGTTAAGTTCAGTATTCCCTAGCCAACTTCCTAGTTAGTAGCCCAAAGGAATCTTACGTAGCGCGCCACCTCTTGCCCCAGACTCGCGTTTGCGGCCCGCCCATTACGGGTTTACTCCGCAGCTTCAGCCTTAATAAGCTCGATTTCCGACTTATCCAAGGGCTTATGAATCAGGCGGGTAACCAGGGGATTTTGGTCGGCCCGGGCCAGGTCAGTTTGGGCCAACGACGAGGTGAGGATATAGATGCGGGTGTGGTCCAGCACGTGGGGAGCCACGGGCCGGAGCGCCTCCAGAAACTCCCAGCCGTTCATTACGGGCATGTTCAAATCCAGCAGGATAACCTGGGGCAGCTCCGGCACCGGGGCCTGCTGCAAATAGCACAGGGCCTCCTGCGCCGACTGAAAAGAGGTAATGGAATCGGCAAACTCCTCGCGCTGCAGCAGCAGCCGCATCAGGAAGATGCTCGTCATGTCGTCGTCGATTAACACGGTATGCATGCTTGCTCTTTAGGATAAATGTACAAGGAACCGGGTGCCGACATTCACGGTGCTGTGCACCGTAATGCGTCCGCCCATTGCCTCAACATGCGTTTTTACTAGGTATAAGCCCAATCCGCGCCCCTCCGGCTGGGTATGAAATCGTTTGTAAAGCTTAAAGACATCCGCGCCGGCTTTTTGCGTGTCGAAACCCGAGCCGTTGTCGGCTACTTCTACCTGCGTGCCGGGCCCCGGCTGGCTGGGCGTGGCAGTAATGGTAATGCGCAGCGGCCTTTGCTCCGAGCGGTACTTAATGGCGTTGGAGAGCAGGTTAAAGAAAACGCTGTAGAGGTAGGCCCGGATGCCGCGCACGCACAGCTTGGCGGGTATTTCGGCGTGGATTTCGCCCCCGCACTCGTCCAAAGAATCCCGGAGGCTGTCAACTACTTGCCGCACTACCTCGGCTAGGGGCACCTGCTCCGGCTCCGACACCCCTTGCTTGTCGCGCACCGTTAGGATGGTGTTCATGTCGTGCAGGACGGTGTCGAGCTGGCGGGTGTTGAGCAGCAAGTGGTGTAGCAGCTGCTCGTACTCCGGGGTCTGCCGCTGCTCCCGCTCCTGGCCAACCAGCAAGTCAACTAGGCCCAGCATATTGGCCAGGGGCGCGCGCAGGTTATGCGACACGATGTAGGCGAACTGCTGCAGGTCGGTGTTCTGGCGGTACAGCTCCTGGTGGGCCTTTACCTTGTCTGTTACGTCCGTGAAGTACACCGAGAGGCCTTCTTCGGAAGGAAACGCCTTTACCTCCAGCCACAGCTGCCGGGGCTCAAAGAAGGCCTGAAAGTGCACAGCGTTTCCTGAGGCCATAGCCAGCCGGCACTGCTGATAAAACTCGTCGAGATTTTGGCCCGTGAATACCTGCCAGGCCGTGTTGCCCAGGAGCTGCTGCCGGCTCATCCCCAATAGGCGCTCCACCTCACTGTTGACAAAGTTGAACGTCCAGCGCCGGTCGAGCAGGAAAAACGCATCCGTAATGCTCTCGAAGATGGTATTGAGCCGCCGGGCCTGCTGGGCAATGATGGATCGGGAGGCTGCCTCCACGGTAATATCCTTGGCCACCATGTGCACGCCCGCTACCTTCTCCTCAACCCGTAGCGGCACCTTGGTTACGTTCAGCACCCGGGGCTCGGAGCCGTTAATCTTCACCTCCACCTCAAATTCTACCTTATGACCCCGGAAGGCTTCGGCCAGTTTCTCGGCAAACAGCGGGGCTTTGTCGGGAGGTAGGAAGTCGGAAAAGGGCCGGTGCAGCACCGCTTCCTTTGGCCGGTGTACCACCTCCAGAAAAGCCTGATTCGCATCCAGAATAACACCGGTTTGGTTCTGAAACAGCACCAGGTCGGGGTTATTTTCGAACAACGAGCGAAACCGTTGCTCATTTTCTACCAGCTGCATGTCTATGTTCATGAGCAGACGAGCATATGAGTTTAGTTATCCTATTCGGCTGAAAGGGCCCGTTAGAATAAAGTAGCAGCGCTCCGTTTTTTTGAGCTCTTAGCTGTTTGTACCTCCACAACCGATCATGCGCCACTACAGCGCTCCAGCCGAATTTACACTTTCACACGCAGCCGTATCGTCTGGCCTAGAAAATATTTTCTAGAAATATTCCCACCCCGCGCTACCCCTGCAACCGGGTGCTGCCGCTACCCAGCCAGCGCGTGGGCGGTTATTGCTCATAGGCAAGGTGTTAGAGTGGGCCTGCCGCCGCTGGCCTAGCCCCTACCTCCGGCCCTTACACCAAGGCCTCTGGTTGGAAATACTTTGCTTACGCAAGCCCGTACCAACGCGCGGTAGGCACCAGTCGCTTTCTGCAAGGCAGCTATTCGTCTGCCGGTTGGTACACCAGCACGTAGGCCGGCGGTAGGTTCTGCAGCACGTGGGTCTCGGTTAGGGCACGGAAAAACCGGGCAAACAGCTTCTTATTTTGGAGCGAGTATTGAAAGAGAATCAGCTTGCCGGCCGGAGCTAGCAGCTGCCGGGTATGCTCCAGAATACGCCACCCCAGCCGCCGGGGCAACGACGAAAAGGGCAAGCCGCACACCACATAGTCCGGTTGGGGTAGCCCCAGCCGGCGGAGGTAGTCCCCGGTTTGGTCGGCTGAGCCATGCAGCACGTGCACGTCGGCGTGGCTGGCGTAGCGCTGCTGCAGCAACTGGCAGAACCGCCGGTTTACCTCCACGAGCACCAGGGCAGTGCCGGCTTTGCGCCGCTTCATCAGGACCTCAGTGAAAACTCCCGTTCCGGGTCCGTACTCCACAATACAGGTAGCCGTATCGAAATCGATAGGCTCCATTACCTTGTCGGTTAGGGCTTGTGAGCTGGGTACCAAAGACCCCACCGTGGCCGGATTTCGAAAGAACTCTTCGACAAAGGAAGAAAGCATAAGCCGCACCGGCTGGAAAAGGAAATAACGCGCGAACCGGTTGCTGGTTGTACGGAGGCAACTCGATTCAGGCTACCACATAAGGCCGTTTCTCTCCGGTATAAGCAGGGCAAACAGCAAAAGCGGAAACGAGGAACTGTCATTCCCAGCGAGGCGAAGAAGCTGGGGCAAGCCCTTGCATGGCGAGGCCAGCCGCTGTTTTTAATACTGCCTCGTGAAAATACAGGCGGAACAGAGCCCTCATACCGAGAGCTGACACTTCCCCGACTGACGTTGCCAATCTACCCTCGTGGTTCAAGCGAGGCGGCTCGGTACTGCTCTATATGAGTGGGCCGTATTACGCTGGAAATCAGTTTACTTCAGTCACTTGTTTAGCCTATTGCGAAAGTACCTACCTACGGCGGTAACCCTAAGCCTGTACCATGTAAATACCCGGGAAGAACATATAGGCCTTCGGAGTTATTTATAATTATTTCACTTTTAAATATTACTTTTATAATTACTATTTACACGACAACTCGTCCCGCCCCATGCGCCACAGCCATTCTGCCTTGATTTTCTTGCTGCTTTCCTGCTGGCTTCACGCCCCCGCCTCGGCTACTAGCGGGGGCCAGCCGCCGCGCAAGGAGCCTGCCATTACGCGCATCGGCAGTATTCAGGGTAGTGCGGGGGCGGCCAAGCCGGGCAGCTACACCATTCAGGCCATCGTGACGGGGATATATCCGGGCCTGACGCC of Hymenobacter sublimis contains these proteins:
- a CDS encoding PAS domain-containing sensor histidine kinase translates to MSTPNDELLPELDLRLTQENLDDLYEHAPCGYCSCLPDGTLVKLNHTLLSWLGYERSELVARQCLQQLFTVGGRLHYETHCAPLLLVRNQVRELSYSLRRKDGSTLPVLMNAQLLRDSDEQPLLVRVTLFDITERRKYEQELLRAKAQAEEQREQLAQANELLTSKNEQLTRINSDLDSFVYTASHDLKQPIENMAGLFQELRRTVTFHDPEAADMMGMFTQALQQILTTIKGLTEVVQLQRQLEQVPLELVVLQPFTEEIIRSLQQVNGQNATFTLDFAAAPTVCMARPGLHSMLYNLLSNGLKYAEPGRRPHIRVSTAASDDATVLSVQDNGRGIDLTRYGRQLFQLFRRFHPEVVGSGMGLYLVNRLAHQAGGRVEVDSTVGQGTTFRVYLPQHTTCQLS
- a CDS encoding class I SAM-dependent methyltransferase, with product MLSSFVEEFFRNPATVGSLVPSSQALTDKVMEPIDFDTATCIVEYGPGTGVFTEVLMKRRKAGTALVLVEVNRRFCQLLQQRYASHADVHVLHGSADQTGDYLRRLGLPQPDYVVCGLPFSSLPRRLGWRILEHTRQLLAPAGKLILFQYSLQNKKLFARFFRALTETHVLQNLPPAYVLVYQPADE
- a CDS encoding alpha/beta fold hydrolase → MDVLTRNNVSISGVGAQAMVLVHGFGCDQRMWRLVAPAFEARYRVVLLDLVGAGNSDLTAYEPGRYGTLLAHAEDVLAVLAALHLHEVVFVGHSVSAMIGVLAAIQEPARIGRLVLVAPSPRFLNDTDYLGGFEQADIEELLEAMDDNYLGWSGAVTPVIMGHPDRPDLAAELNASFCQTNPTIARHFARVTFLSDNRADLARVPTPTLVLQCAHDALAPLAVGAYLHQHLPVNELVVLDTSGHCPHLSAPAATIRAIDHFLLGKTPTPES
- a CDS encoding response regulator; the encoded protein is MHTVLIDDDMTSIFLMRLLLQREEFADSITSFQSAQEALCYLQQAPVPELPQVILLDLNMPVMNGWEFLEALRPVAPHVLDHTRIYILTSSLAQTDLARADQNPLVTRLIHKPLDKSEIELIKAEAAE
- a CDS encoding DUF1989 domain-containing protein, encoding MTQLTIIPPRSGTAFILRKGQQLKVVDIEGEQVSDFICYNLADRAEYLSSGRTIDYAETIFLTKGHPFYSNRSNVMFELVEDTVGRHDFLLTPCSADTFRIIYGHQHPHRGCFGNLCEALQQYGISPDAIPICFNIFMHVTVDGTTGKVDVLPPKSKAGDYVILEAKTDLLIGMTACSAEMSNNYAFKPIGYQILDPATPAAETADPATA
- the gntA gene encoding guanitoxin biosynthesis heme-dependent pre-guanitoxin N-hydroxylase GntA, which codes for MVDIQNNIYTDEYLSFIQKKDFPCVAAKTALTWQQLQCLVVDHLACPKDDAAILEFLYEFVDTYRQSEKLYHSAAIIFKGPDVPNEALFEELFWQRLQALSNLDAQRYGYDRRVVADPTSPDFSFSLKEEAFFVIGLHPGSSRPARRFTYPTLVFNAHAQFEQIRANGRYENLRDTIRTRDVAYSGSINPMLQDFGTASEAYQYTGKAYDQAWKCPFLSQHDSVNHHSAA
- a CDS encoding sensor histidine kinase; amino-acid sequence: MNIDMQLVENEQRFRSLFENNPDLVLFQNQTGVILDANQAFLEVVHRPKEAVLHRPFSDFLPPDKAPLFAEKLAEAFRGHKVEFEVEVKINGSEPRVLNVTKVPLRVEEKVAGVHMVAKDITVEAASRSIIAQQARRLNTIFESITDAFFLLDRRWTFNFVNSEVERLLGMSRQQLLGNTAWQVFTGQNLDEFYQQCRLAMASGNAVHFQAFFEPRQLWLEVKAFPSEEGLSVYFTDVTDKVKAHQELYRQNTDLQQFAYIVSHNLRAPLANMLGLVDLLVGQEREQRQTPEYEQLLHHLLLNTRQLDTVLHDMNTILTVRDKQGVSEPEQVPLAEVVRQVVDSLRDSLDECGGEIHAEIPAKLCVRGIRAYLYSVFFNLLSNAIKYRSEQRPLRITITATPSQPGPGTQVEVADNGSGFDTQKAGADVFKLYKRFHTQPEGRGLGLYLVKTHVEAMGGRITVHSTVNVGTRFLVHLS